The following proteins are encoded in a genomic region of Sneathiella marina:
- the tmpA gene encoding gamma-butyrobetaine dioxygenase: MTNYCSASVEEQGSIVALSFPDGTQDRFHAIWLRDNAPDPATRSQQNGQRLITLIDIPEDTRVSAIDLILPDSLNLTFEPENKIVTYSLDWLLQHSYDKYDAPSTGWLDSKIKTWDGSMSSNVPSASYKSVIQDQKALGRWLSHIRRYGFAKMTGCPIESGALVDIAELFGFVRETNYGKWFEVRTEVNPTNLAYTGAGLQAHTDNPYRDPVPTMQILYCLENSAEGGDSMVVDGFRAVRRLQEESPKSFDLLARYCARYEYSGEANVNLTARKPMIDLQPDGELIGIRFNNRSTAPIVDVPFDLMSDYYKAYRRLSAIVSDPSMAVRFKLSPGECFIVDNTRVLHSRSAYSGEGSRWLQGCYPDKDGMLSTLAAMESSIMEIEL, translated from the coding sequence ATGACTAATTATTGTTCGGCGTCAGTGGAAGAACAAGGTTCTATTGTTGCATTGAGTTTTCCAGATGGAACACAAGATCGCTTTCATGCCATTTGGTTGCGGGATAATGCACCGGATCCTGCAACGCGATCGCAGCAGAATGGCCAGCGTTTGATTACTCTGATCGATATACCAGAAGATACACGTGTTTCGGCGATTGACTTGATCCTTCCGGATAGCCTTAATCTTACCTTTGAGCCGGAGAATAAAATCGTCACCTATAGCCTCGACTGGCTGTTGCAGCATTCATACGATAAATACGATGCGCCCTCAACAGGATGGCTAGATAGCAAGATCAAAACATGGGATGGCAGCATGTCCTCCAATGTTCCATCGGCCAGTTATAAATCTGTAATTCAGGATCAGAAGGCGCTTGGGCGCTGGCTTTCCCATATACGCCGGTATGGTTTCGCAAAAATGACCGGCTGTCCGATCGAGAGCGGTGCATTGGTTGACATTGCTGAATTGTTTGGATTTGTCCGAGAAACCAATTACGGGAAGTGGTTTGAAGTTCGTACAGAAGTGAATCCGACAAACCTTGCTTATACCGGCGCTGGCCTGCAGGCCCATACTGATAATCCCTATCGCGATCCGGTGCCGACAATGCAAATCCTCTATTGCCTTGAAAATTCTGCAGAAGGTGGAGATTCCATGGTGGTTGATGGCTTTCGAGCGGTTAGACGATTGCAAGAAGAATCTCCGAAGTCTTTCGATTTACTGGCACGTTATTGTGCTCGATATGAATATTCCGGAGAAGCGAACGTAAATTTAACTGCGAGGAAGCCGATGATCGATCTCCAGCCCGACGGAGAACTTATCGGGATCAGGTTCAATAATCGCTCAACAGCGCCAATCGTAGATGTACCATTTGACTTAATGTCTGACTATTACAAAGCGTACCGCCGTTTAAGTGCCATTGTTAGTGATCCTAGCATGGCCGTCCGTTTTAAATTGTCACCCGGCGAGTGCTTTATAGTCGATAATACCCGTGTATTACACTCCCGAAGCGCTTATTCCGGGGAAGGGAGCCGCTGGCTTCAAGGATGCTACCCGGATAAAGATGGAATGCTTTCAACACTGGCTGCGATGGAAAGCAGCATCATGGAGATAGAATTATGA